A single genomic interval of Sebastes umbrosus isolate fSebUmb1 chromosome 9, fSebUmb1.pri, whole genome shotgun sequence harbors:
- the LOC119494588 gene encoding uncharacterized protein C4orf45, protein MMQHSEAAAGGPQYGQRMIFTGPDGIGDYRPRSNYFPRYIGAGASSPEATGDLSYLCRAAPHAAPPMPKQSCVGEVGWGWQHNQLLNSGTLLSNMQIKKTELRTALEDRVTHRFQSEQ, encoded by the exons atgatgcaacacagtgaagcagctgcaggaggaCCACAATATGGACAGAGGATGATTTTTACAG GCCCAGATGGAATTGGAGACTACAGACCGAGATCAAATTATTTCCCCCGGTACATCGGTGCCGGCGCCTCATCACCTGAGGCCACAGGTGACCTCAGCTACTTGTGCCGAGCTGCACCGCACGCTGCCCCTCCCATGCCCAAGCAGAGCTGTGTGGGGGAGGTTGGCTGGGGGTGGCAGCATAACCAGCTGTTGAACAGTGGGACGCTGCTCAGCAACATGCAAATTAAG AAAACGGAGTTACGGACAGCGTTGGAGGACAGAGTGACTCACAGGTTCCAGAGTGAACAGTGA